In one window of Leptidea sinapis chromosome 9, ilLepSina1.1, whole genome shotgun sequence DNA:
- the LOC126966114 gene encoding uncharacterized protein LOC126966114 — protein MADRKAEQRVSFLDAPHPALAPEVEFCCLEETQAETGVVEVQDDQGEGEGYLQVYTDGSKIQGRVGAGISYRRRGLEVRARKLKLENYCSVFQAEMCAISKAIEDILKMPDMKVEILSDSRSSLELLRDRSSFHPIAFEIKNLIQRARNMGKTIRFRWVRAHVGIEGNERADHLAKDAALRSKLRSAYDGVPVSTLRRNIRGRTLEVWQERYTAGQTASVTKAFLPDVKVSYKLIREEPFSAFMAQVITGHGGFAAYLHRFGLKDSPVCICDGQTDESALHLVLDCPRFGRWRFDLELQSGVAVLEANLPHLITRPTR, from the coding sequence atggcagacaggaaggctgaacagcgggttagcttcctggatgctccccatccagccctcgctcctgaggtagaattcTGTTGCCTCGAGGAGACACAGGCCGAAACCGGCGTGGTAGAAGTGCAGGATGACCaaggagaaggagagggttatctgcaggtctacaccgacggcagcaagatacagggcagggttggagccggaatttcatacaggcggcgaggcctggaagtcagagcaagaaaactcaaattagagaattattgctctgtcttccaagccgaaatgtgcgctatttcgaaggctatcgaggacatcttgaagatgcccgatatgaaggtcgagatccttagtgactccaggtcgtcgctggagctgctaagggatcgatcttcgttccacccgatagccttcgaaattaaaaaccttatccaGCGGGCccgaaatatgggtaaaaccattcggttccgctgggttcgggcgcatgtaggtattgaggggaacgagagggctgaccacttggcgaaggacgcggcgctccgtTCGAAGTTGAGgtctgcatacgatggagtgccggTTTCCACTCTTCGCCGCAACATCCGGGGCAGGACCCTTgaggtctggcaggagcgctacaccgcgggtcaaactgcaagtgttacaaaagcgttcctgccagacgtcAAGGTGTCTTATAAGCTGATACGGGAGGAGCCCTTCTCCGCTTTTATGGCCCAGGTCATCACGGGCCACGGCGGTTTCgcagcgtatctccaccggtttggcctgaaggatagcccagtgtgtaTATGCGACGGTCAAAcggacgaaagcgcattgcacctggtgctcgactgcCCTAGGTTTGGCCGGTGGAG